The following coding sequences lie in one Arthrobacter sp. PGP41 genomic window:
- a CDS encoding sensor histidine kinase, protein MPDSPLLTAAAVAVIAMAIAVVVGVGLKVLRSFRDLGTDAERATYHTLHAASQAGQHLRRGLNPAGAAKASRQLRALLGCDALAIMDTSGVLAWDGAGEDLKPRMMDLAASVLASGRTAVLPAGDAGPATDTTGGPFAAVIAPVRAGSRVVGAVAAFAPSAGAGLVRATSEVADWVAVQVELAELDASRTQLMEAEVRALRAQISPHFIYNSLNAIASFINTDPARARELVVEFADFTRYSFRRHGDFTTLAEELRCIDRYLLLERARFGERVQVSLRVAPEVLSTVIPFLSLQPLVENAVRHGLEAKEGAGHISITANDAGAFAEVTIEDDGVGMDPGQLQSMLAGHTDGEHVGLRNVDARLRQVYGNDHGLVIETAPGEGTLITMRVPKSQPGHDA, encoded by the coding sequence ATGCCGGACTCCCCCCTCCTGACTGCCGCAGCCGTGGCCGTCATCGCCATGGCCATCGCCGTCGTCGTCGGCGTGGGACTCAAGGTGCTCCGGTCCTTCCGGGACCTGGGCACCGACGCCGAGCGCGCCACCTACCACACGCTGCACGCCGCCTCCCAGGCGGGCCAGCACCTCCGCCGCGGACTCAACCCCGCGGGCGCGGCCAAGGCCAGCCGCCAGCTGCGTGCCTTGCTGGGCTGCGATGCGTTGGCGATCATGGACACCTCCGGCGTGCTGGCGTGGGACGGCGCCGGTGAGGACCTGAAACCGCGGATGATGGACCTTGCCGCCAGCGTCCTGGCGAGCGGCCGGACGGCTGTGCTCCCGGCCGGGGACGCAGGCCCCGCCACGGACACTACGGGGGGCCCGTTCGCAGCCGTGATCGCGCCGGTGCGGGCCGGCTCCCGGGTGGTGGGCGCCGTCGCAGCCTTCGCCCCGTCCGCCGGCGCGGGACTTGTCCGGGCCACCAGCGAAGTGGCGGACTGGGTGGCCGTGCAGGTGGAGCTCGCGGAACTGGACGCCTCACGCACCCAGCTGATGGAGGCCGAAGTGCGGGCGCTGCGGGCCCAGATCAGCCCCCACTTCATCTACAACTCACTGAACGCCATCGCGTCCTTCATCAATACGGATCCCGCCCGTGCCCGGGAGCTCGTGGTGGAGTTCGCCGACTTCACCCGCTATTCCTTCCGGCGGCACGGGGACTTCACCACGCTCGCCGAGGAGCTCCGCTGCATCGACCGGTACCTGCTCCTGGAACGGGCGCGGTTCGGCGAGCGCGTCCAGGTGAGCCTTCGCGTGGCACCGGAGGTACTCAGCACCGTCATCCCGTTCCTGAGCCTGCAGCCGCTGGTGGAGAACGCGGTCCGGCACGGGCTCGAGGCCAAGGAGGGGGCCGGGCACATCAGCATCACGGCCAACGACGCCGGCGCCTTCGCCGAGGTGACCATCGAGGACGACGGCGTGGGCATGGACCCCGGCCAGCTCCAGTCCATGCTGGCCGGCCACACCGACGGCGAGCATGTGGGCCTGCGGAACGTCGATGCCCGCCTCCGCCAGGTCTACGGCAACGACCACGGGCTGGTGATCGAGACCGCCCCCGGAGAGGGAACGCTGATCACCATGCGGGTCCCGAAGTCGCAGCCGGGCCACGATGCGTGA
- a CDS encoding DUF485 domain-containing protein, producing MGNDAHTPDAAASVDFEQVQSTEQFKELRKRHRSFVFPMAVAFLLWYFAYVLLADYAVGFMSTKVWGNINVGLILGLLQFVSTFAITGWYVSYSNRRLDPIAAEIRNEIEGHEFDKHGNRVSGANK from the coding sequence ATGGGTAACGATGCCCACACTCCGGACGCAGCGGCGTCCGTGGACTTCGAGCAGGTCCAGTCGACGGAGCAGTTCAAGGAACTGCGCAAGCGTCACCGCAGCTTTGTCTTTCCCATGGCAGTCGCATTCCTGCTGTGGTACTTCGCGTACGTCCTGCTCGCCGACTACGCCGTGGGCTTCATGTCCACGAAGGTCTGGGGCAACATCAACGTGGGCCTGATCCTCGGCCTGCTCCAGTTCGTGTCAACGTTCGCGATCACCGGCTGGTACGTCAGCTACTCCAACCGGCGGCTGGACCCCATCGCGGCCGAAATCCGCAACGAAATCGAAGGACACGAATTTGATAAGCACGGCAACCGAGTGAGCGGAGCAAACAAATGA
- a CDS encoding solute symporter family protein, with amino-acid sequence MIGIATAVDVAALKDTTLLNMGIFGLFVAVTMVIVFRASRNNKTAADYYAAGRSFTGSQNGTAIAGDYLSAASFLGITGAIAINGYDGFMYSIGFLVAWLVALLLVAELLRNTGKFTMADVLSFRLKQRPVRIAAAISTLAVCFFYLLAQMAGAGSLISLLLGISDWGGQALVIIVVGALMIMYVLIGGMKGTTWVQIIKAILLIAGAAVMTLWVLAIYGFNLSSLLGAAVETANNPAVLNPGLQYGKTETSKLDFMSLGLALVLGTAALPHVLMRFYTVPTAKEARKSVVWSIWLIGLFYLFTLVLGYGAAALVGADTIKSAPGGVNSAAPLLAFYLGGPLLLGFISAVAFATILAVVAGLTITAAASFAHDIYASVISKGKADADTEVKVARRTVVVIGVLAILGGILANGQNVAFLVALAFAVAASANLPTIIYSLFWRRFTTQGAVWSMYGGLGSAIVLIIFSPVVSGAATSMIKDANFALFPLSNPGIVSIPLAFLLGWLGTVLDKKREDTAKQAEMEVRSLTGVGAEKATSH; translated from the coding sequence ATGATCGGCATCGCCACCGCGGTGGACGTGGCCGCCCTCAAGGACACCACGCTGCTGAACATGGGGATCTTCGGCCTGTTCGTGGCCGTGACCATGGTGATCGTCTTCCGTGCCAGCCGGAACAACAAGACCGCCGCGGACTACTACGCTGCCGGCCGCTCCTTCACCGGCTCGCAGAACGGCACCGCCATCGCGGGCGACTACCTCTCCGCGGCCTCGTTCCTGGGCATCACCGGCGCCATCGCCATCAACGGCTATGACGGGTTCATGTACTCCATCGGCTTCCTGGTGGCCTGGCTCGTGGCGCTGCTGCTCGTGGCCGAACTCCTGCGCAACACCGGCAAATTCACCATGGCCGATGTGTTGTCCTTCCGGCTCAAGCAGCGGCCCGTGCGCATCGCTGCCGCCATCTCCACCCTCGCCGTCTGTTTCTTCTACCTCCTCGCCCAGATGGCAGGCGCCGGAAGCCTGATTTCGCTCCTGCTCGGCATCAGCGACTGGGGCGGACAGGCACTGGTGATCATCGTCGTCGGCGCCCTCATGATCATGTATGTCCTCATCGGCGGCATGAAGGGCACCACCTGGGTGCAGATCATCAAGGCAATCCTGCTCATTGCAGGCGCCGCCGTCATGACACTCTGGGTCCTGGCCATCTACGGCTTCAACCTCTCCAGCCTCCTGGGCGCCGCAGTGGAGACGGCCAACAACCCGGCCGTCCTCAACCCGGGCCTGCAGTACGGCAAGACCGAAACCTCGAAGCTCGACTTCATGTCACTCGGCCTGGCCCTGGTCCTCGGCACGGCCGCCCTGCCGCACGTGCTCATGCGCTTCTACACGGTCCCCACGGCCAAGGAAGCCCGCAAGTCCGTGGTCTGGTCCATCTGGCTGATCGGCCTCTTCTACCTCTTCACCCTGGTGCTGGGCTACGGTGCCGCTGCCCTGGTGGGTGCCGACACCATCAAGAGCGCCCCGGGCGGCGTGAACTCGGCTGCCCCGCTCCTGGCCTTCTACCTTGGCGGACCGCTGCTGCTGGGCTTCATCTCAGCCGTCGCGTTCGCCACCATCCTCGCCGTCGTGGCCGGCCTGACCATCACGGCTGCGGCTTCCTTTGCCCATGACATCTACGCCAGCGTCATCTCCAAGGGGAAGGCCGACGCCGACACGGAAGTTAAGGTGGCCCGGCGCACCGTCGTGGTCATCGGCGTCCTCGCAATCCTGGGCGGCATCCTCGCCAACGGACAGAACGTGGCGTTCCTCGTGGCGCTCGCATTCGCCGTCGCAGCCTCCGCCAACCTGCCCACGATCATCTACTCCCTGTTCTGGCGCAGGTTCACCACCCAGGGCGCGGTCTGGAGCATGTACGGCGGCCTGGGCTCCGCGATCGTCCTGATCATCTTCTCGCCGGTGGTCTCCGGCGCAGCAACATCGATGATCAAGGACGCGAACTTCGCGCTCTTCCCGCTGAGCAACCCCGGCATCGTGTCCATTCCGCTCGCGTTCCTGCTGGGCTGGCTGGGAACCGTCCTCGACAAAAAGCGCGAGGACACCGCCAAGCAGGCCGAAATGGAAGTCCGGTCCCTCACGGGGGTGGGTGCCGAAAAGGCCACCAGCCACTGA
- a CDS encoding Lrp/AsnC family transcriptional regulator → MQALDGTDTRLLSALAQDPRKTVVALAQKLGLSRNTVQARMAQLEKRHVFLSFERRINPAALGYPLMAFISVHVQQQRLAQLAKELAVIPEILEGYGLTGSADLLLRVVALDAEDLFRINGKILACAGVDRTDTALAMGELIPFRVQPLLDRGSERG, encoded by the coding sequence ATGCAAGCCCTGGATGGCACCGACACCCGCCTGCTTTCGGCCTTGGCCCAGGACCCGCGGAAGACGGTGGTGGCGCTGGCCCAGAAGCTTGGCCTGTCCCGGAACACCGTGCAGGCGCGCATGGCGCAGTTGGAGAAAAGGCACGTCTTCCTGTCCTTCGAGCGGAGGATCAACCCCGCTGCCCTGGGCTACCCGCTGATGGCTTTCATTTCCGTCCACGTCCAGCAGCAACGGCTCGCCCAGCTGGCAAAGGAACTTGCAGTCATCCCCGAGATCCTTGAGGGCTACGGCCTGACAGGTTCGGCGGACCTGCTGCTGCGGGTGGTGGCACTGGACGCCGAGGACCTGTTCCGGATCAACGGGAAAATCCTGGCGTGCGCAGGCGTGGACAGGACTGACACGGCCCTGGCCATGGGGGAACTCATTCCGTTCCGGGTGCAGCCCCTGCTTGACCGTGGTTCCGAACGCGGCTAG
- the pdhA gene encoding pyruvate dehydrogenase (acetyl-transferring) E1 component subunit alpha has translation MSTDETGQGGSTASISARLPHGQGRDLVQLVTPSGERVSHPEFDYWVRDITDEQLCSLFEDMSVIRRIDVEATALQRQGELGLWPPLLGQEAAQVGSGRALRSDDFVFSSYRENGVAYCRGVDLTDLVRVWRGNASSGWDPYTVNMATPQIIIGAQTLHATGYAMGIQDDGADSVAVTYFGDGATSEGDVNEAMVFAASFQVPVVFFCTNNHWAISEPVRLQSHIQLADRAAGFGIPSLRVDGNDVLAVMAATRVALDRARRGGGPTFIEAVSYRMGPHTTADDPTRYRDPNELEDWAAKDPISRIAALLDRKGLLTEELQQQVKDKADAVAREMRTGCITMPDPEPLDVFRHVYSTPNSWLDRQQDHYARYLASFGDPAGAVPEEGAR, from the coding sequence GTGTCTACAGACGAAACGGGCCAGGGCGGATCCACCGCCTCCATCAGTGCCCGGTTACCCCATGGACAAGGACGGGACCTGGTCCAGTTGGTCACCCCTTCCGGAGAACGGGTCAGCCATCCGGAATTCGACTACTGGGTCCGGGACATCACCGACGAGCAATTGTGTTCCCTTTTTGAGGACATGAGCGTCATCCGGCGCATCGACGTCGAGGCAACGGCCCTGCAGCGGCAGGGCGAACTTGGGTTGTGGCCGCCGCTGCTGGGACAGGAAGCGGCGCAGGTTGGCTCCGGCCGCGCGCTCCGCAGCGACGACTTCGTCTTCTCCAGCTATCGGGAGAACGGGGTGGCGTACTGCCGCGGAGTGGACCTGACGGACCTCGTCCGGGTGTGGCGCGGCAACGCGTCCTCGGGCTGGGATCCCTATACGGTCAACATGGCCACCCCGCAGATCATCATCGGCGCCCAGACCCTGCATGCCACCGGCTACGCCATGGGCATCCAGGACGATGGCGCAGATTCGGTGGCCGTGACCTATTTCGGCGATGGCGCCACCAGCGAAGGTGACGTCAACGAGGCAATGGTGTTTGCCGCAAGCTTCCAGGTCCCCGTGGTGTTTTTCTGCACCAACAACCACTGGGCAATCTCCGAGCCTGTCCGGCTCCAGTCCCACATCCAGCTCGCGGACAGGGCTGCCGGGTTCGGCATCCCCAGCCTGCGCGTGGACGGCAACGACGTCCTGGCGGTCATGGCGGCAACGCGGGTGGCCCTGGACCGGGCACGGCGCGGCGGCGGCCCGACCTTCATCGAGGCGGTCAGCTACCGGATGGGCCCGCACACCACGGCGGATGACCCCACCCGCTACCGCGACCCCAACGAACTCGAGGACTGGGCTGCCAAGGACCCGATCAGCCGGATTGCCGCACTGTTGGACCGGAAGGGCCTGCTGACCGAAGAACTGCAGCAGCAGGTGAAGGACAAGGCCGACGCCGTGGCGCGCGAGATGCGCACGGGGTGCATCACCATGCCGGACCCCGAACCGCTGGACGTCTTCAGGCACGTCTACAGCACACCCAACTCCTGGCTGGACCGGCAGCAGGACCACTACGCCCGTTACCTCGCCTCCTTCGGTGATCCCGCTGGGGCCGTCCCAGAAGAAGGTGCACGCTGA